From the genome of Vitis riparia cultivar Riparia Gloire de Montpellier isolate 1030 chromosome 2, EGFV_Vit.rip_1.0, whole genome shotgun sequence, one region includes:
- the LOC117904852 gene encoding NADH dehydrogenase [ubiquinone] 1 beta subcomplex subunit 8, mitochondrial, which yields MAGRLSNVASRIMGGNGVVSRSVASSLCLRSGMGLPVGKHIVPNKPLPVNDELIWDNGTPFPEPCIDRIAETVGKYEALAWMCGGLSFFASLGLLAVWNDKASKIPFTPRVYPYDNLRVELGGEP from the exons ATGGCAGGGAGATTGAGCAATGTAGCATCAAGGATCATGGGCGGAAACGGAGTTGTTTCTCGTTCCGTGGCTTCTTCTCTTTGTCTTCGCTCCGGCATGGGCCTCCCTGTTGGCAAACACATCGTCCCCAACAAACCA CTTCCTGTAAATGACGAGCTGATTTGGGACAACGGGACTCCATTCCCCGAACCCTGTATAGATCGCATTGCTGAAACTGTGGGAAAG TATGAAGCATTAGCTTGGATGTGTGGAGGTTTGAGCTTTTTTGCGTCCCTTGGACTGTTGGCCGTGTGGAATGATAAAGCCTCTAAGATACCGTTT ACACCTAGGGTCTATCCATATGATAACCTGCGAGTGGAGCTTGGTGGAGAACCTTAG
- the LOC117926640 gene encoding L-lactate dehydrogenase B — protein sequence MHKSGSASSLGPGGLDLTQAFFKPIQQTAPPSPTKRHTKVSVIGVGNVGMAIAQTILTQDLVDELALVDVNADKLRGEMLDLQHAAAFLPRTKIHASVDYAITAGSDLCIVTAGARQIAGESRLNLLQRNVSLFSRIVPPLAKYSPDSILLIVSNPVDILTYVAWKLSGFPSNRVLGSGTNLDSSRFRFLIADHLDVNAQDVQAYIVGEHGDSSVALWSSISVGGVPVLSFLEKQQIAYEKETLENIHKAVIDSAYEVISLKGYTSWAIGYSAASLARSILRNQRRIHPVSVLAKGFYGIEGGDVFLSLPAQLGRGGILGVTNVHLTDEEAQRLRDSAKTILEVQNQLGLGGSKANSC from the exons ATGCACAAGAGTGGTTCAGCATCGTCCTTAGGCCCAGGGGGGCTGGACCTCACCCAAGCCTTCTTCAAACCCATCCAGCAAACAGCCCCGCCCTCACCTACCAAGCGCCACACCAAGGTCTCCGTCATCGGAGTGGGCAACGTCGGCATGGCTATCGCCCAAACTATACTCACCCAAGACCTCGTCGACGAGCTCGCCCTCGTCGACGTTAACGCCGATAAGCTCCGCGGCGAGATGCTCGATCTCCAGCATGCCGCCGCATTCTTGCCCCGCACCAAGATCCACGCCTCCGTGGACTACGCCATCACCGCCGGATCCGATCTCTGCATTGTCACGGCCGGAGCTCGGCAGATAGCCGGCGAGTCCAGGCTGAACTTGCTGCAGCGAAACGTGAGTCTGTTTTCTCGCATTGTGCCCCCGCTTGCCAAGTACTCGCCCGATTCGATCCTCCTGATCGTTTCGAATCCGGTGGATATTTTAACTTATGTTGCTTGGAAGCTTTCCGGGTTCCCGTCAAATCGGGTTCTTGGGTCAGGCACGAATCTTGATTCATCGAGGTTTCGGTTTCTCATCGCCGATCATCTCGACGTCAACGCTCAGGATGTGCAG GCCTATATTGTTGGGGAGCATGGTGACAGCTCAGTGGCGCTATGGTCGAGTATTAGTGTCGGGGGAGTGCCCGTGCTGAGTTTCTTAGAGAAGCAGCAAATTGCCTATGAGAAAGAAACACTAGAGAACATTCACAAAGCGGTTATAGACAGTGCATATGAGGTGATCAGTCTCAAGGGCTACACATCGTGGGCAATTGGGTACTCGGCGGCTAGCTTGGCTCGCAGCATACTTAGAAATCAGAGAAGGATCCATCCTGTCTCAGTCCTTGCAAAGGGGTTCTACGGCATTGAAGGTGGTGATGTGTTCTTGAGCTTGCCAGCACAGCTGGGCAGGGGTGGGATTTTGGGTGTGACCAATGTGCATCTAACTGACGAGGAGGCACAAAGGCTTAGAGACTCGGCTAAGACCATCCTGGAGGTTCAGAATCAGTTGGGACTTGGAGGATCAAAAGCAAATTCTTGTTGA